The Lycium barbarum isolate Lr01 chromosome 9, ASM1917538v2, whole genome shotgun sequence genome has a segment encoding these proteins:
- the LOC132608941 gene encoding jasmonate-induced oxygenase 2-like isoform X3: MNCPRDWPEPIVQVQSLSDSGISEIPERYVKPPTDRPISLSSSSQSDVNSPIIDLQGLFDNERKSFSGLKSSLIYEQISEACRNWGFFQVVNHGVPPELMDQAREVWQEFFHQPVEMKQCYANSPKTYEGYGSRLGVEKGAILDWSDYYFLHYLPCSFKDHKKWPALPVSLREVIEEYSKQVVNFGGRLMKVLSANLGLSEDYLENAFGGEDNIGACLRVNFYPKCPQPDLTLGLSPHSDPGGLTFLLPDQHVVGLQVRHNGHWITVKPASHAFIVNMVIKFSSTIPISYIREGL, encoded by the exons ATGAATTGTCCCAGAGATTGGCCAGAACCCATAGTCCAAGTGCAATCTTTATCAGATAGTGGAATCTCCGAAATTCCAGAAAGATATGTGAAGCCGCCAACGGACAGACCAATATCATTAAGTAGTTCCTCCCAGAGTGATGTGAACAGCCCAATCATCGATCTTCAGGGATTATTCGACAATGAAAGAAAAAGTTTTAGTGGCCTTAAATCATCGTTGATATATGAGCAGATATCAGAGGCATGCCGGAACTGGGGTTTCTTCCAGGTGGTGAACCATGGTGTTCCTCCTGAGCTCATGGACCAGGCAAGAGAAGTATGGCAAGAATTCTTTCACCAGCCCGTGGAAATGAAGCAGTGTTACGCCAATTCACCAAAGACTTACGAGGGCTATGGCAGCCGCCTTGGTGTTGAGAAAGGTGCCATTCTTGATTGGAGCGACTATTATTTTCTTCACTATCttccttgttccttcaaggaccACAAAAAGTGGCCTGCTCTTCCTGTTTCTTTAAG GGAAGTGATTGAAGAGTACTCAAAACAAGTGGTGAATTTTGGGGGGCGTTTAATGAAGGTATTATCAGCAAATCTTGGATTAAGTGAGGATTACTTGGAAAATGCATTTGGAGGTGAAGATAATATTGGAGCATGTCTAAGGGTTAATTTTTACCCAAAATGTCCACAACCAGACCTTACATTAGGCCTTTCGCCACATTCTGATCCTGGTGGATTAACCTTTCTCCTCCCTGACCAGCACGTCGTCGGCCTTCAAGTTCGCCACAACGGGCACTGGATTACTGTAAAACCAGCTTCACATGCTTTCATTGTCAATATGGTGATCAAGTTCAG
- the LOC132608941 gene encoding jasmonate-induced oxygenase 2-like isoform X1, giving the protein MNCPRDWPEPIVQVQSLSDSGISEIPERYVKPPTDRPISLSSSSQSDVNSPIIDLQGLFDNERKSFSGLKSSLIYEQISEACRNWGFFQVVNHGVPPELMDQAREVWQEFFHQPVEMKQCYANSPKTYEGYGSRLGVEKGAILDWSDYYFLHYLPCSFKDHKKWPALPVSLREVIEEYSKQVVNFGGRLMKVLSANLGLSEDYLENAFGGEDNIGACLRVNFYPKCPQPDLTLGLSPHSDPGGLTFLLPDQHVVGLQVRHNGHWITVKPASHAFIVNMVIKFRCTGRQTGLIVAYSEIA; this is encoded by the exons ATGAATTGTCCCAGAGATTGGCCAGAACCCATAGTCCAAGTGCAATCTTTATCAGATAGTGGAATCTCCGAAATTCCAGAAAGATATGTGAAGCCGCCAACGGACAGACCAATATCATTAAGTAGTTCCTCCCAGAGTGATGTGAACAGCCCAATCATCGATCTTCAGGGATTATTCGACAATGAAAGAAAAAGTTTTAGTGGCCTTAAATCATCGTTGATATATGAGCAGATATCAGAGGCATGCCGGAACTGGGGTTTCTTCCAGGTGGTGAACCATGGTGTTCCTCCTGAGCTCATGGACCAGGCAAGAGAAGTATGGCAAGAATTCTTTCACCAGCCCGTGGAAATGAAGCAGTGTTACGCCAATTCACCAAAGACTTACGAGGGCTATGGCAGCCGCCTTGGTGTTGAGAAAGGTGCCATTCTTGATTGGAGCGACTATTATTTTCTTCACTATCttccttgttccttcaaggaccACAAAAAGTGGCCTGCTCTTCCTGTTTCTTTAAG GGAAGTGATTGAAGAGTACTCAAAACAAGTGGTGAATTTTGGGGGGCGTTTAATGAAGGTATTATCAGCAAATCTTGGATTAAGTGAGGATTACTTGGAAAATGCATTTGGAGGTGAAGATAATATTGGAGCATGTCTAAGGGTTAATTTTTACCCAAAATGTCCACAACCAGACCTTACATTAGGCCTTTCGCCACATTCTGATCCTGGTGGATTAACCTTTCTCCTCCCTGACCAGCACGTCGTCGGCCTTCAAGTTCGCCACAACGGGCACTGGATTACTGTAAAACCAGCTTCACATGCTTTCATTGTCAATATGGTGATCAAGTTCAG
- the LOC132608941 gene encoding jasmonate-induced oxygenase 2-like isoform X2 has protein sequence MNCPRDWPEPIVQVQSLSDSGISEIPERYVKPPTDRPISLSSSSQSDVNSPIIDLQGLFDNERKSFSGLKSSLIYEQISEACRNWGFFQVVNHGVPPELMDQAREVWQEFFHQPVEMKQCYANSPKTYEGYGSRLGVEKGAILDWSDYYFLHYLPCSFKDHKKWPALPVSLREVIEEYSKQVVNFGGRLMKVLSANLGLSEDYLENAFGGEDNIGACLRVNFYPKCPQPDLTLGLSPHSDPGGLTFLLPDQHVVGLQVRHNGHWITVKPASHAFIVNMVIKFSSSTIPISYIREGL, from the exons ATGAATTGTCCCAGAGATTGGCCAGAACCCATAGTCCAAGTGCAATCTTTATCAGATAGTGGAATCTCCGAAATTCCAGAAAGATATGTGAAGCCGCCAACGGACAGACCAATATCATTAAGTAGTTCCTCCCAGAGTGATGTGAACAGCCCAATCATCGATCTTCAGGGATTATTCGACAATGAAAGAAAAAGTTTTAGTGGCCTTAAATCATCGTTGATATATGAGCAGATATCAGAGGCATGCCGGAACTGGGGTTTCTTCCAGGTGGTGAACCATGGTGTTCCTCCTGAGCTCATGGACCAGGCAAGAGAAGTATGGCAAGAATTCTTTCACCAGCCCGTGGAAATGAAGCAGTGTTACGCCAATTCACCAAAGACTTACGAGGGCTATGGCAGCCGCCTTGGTGTTGAGAAAGGTGCCATTCTTGATTGGAGCGACTATTATTTTCTTCACTATCttccttgttccttcaaggaccACAAAAAGTGGCCTGCTCTTCCTGTTTCTTTAAG GGAAGTGATTGAAGAGTACTCAAAACAAGTGGTGAATTTTGGGGGGCGTTTAATGAAGGTATTATCAGCAAATCTTGGATTAAGTGAGGATTACTTGGAAAATGCATTTGGAGGTGAAGATAATATTGGAGCATGTCTAAGGGTTAATTTTTACCCAAAATGTCCACAACCAGACCTTACATTAGGCCTTTCGCCACATTCTGATCCTGGTGGATTAACCTTTCTCCTCCCTGACCAGCACGTCGTCGGCCTTCAAGTTCGCCACAACGGGCACTGGATTACTGTAAAACCAGCTTCACATGCTTTCATTGTCAATATGGTGATCAAGTTCAG
- the LOC132608941 gene encoding jasmonate-induced oxygenase 2-like isoform X4, giving the protein MNCPRDWPEPIVQVQSLSDSGISEIPERYVKPPTDRPISLSSSSQSDVNSPIIDLQGLFDNERKSFSGLKSSLIYEQISEACRNWGFFQVVNHGVPPELMDQAREVWQEFFHQPVEMKQCYANSPKTYEGYGSRLGVEKGAILDWSDYYFLHYLPCSFKDHKKWPALPVSLREVIEEYSKQVVNFGGRLMKVLSANLGLSEDYLENAFGGEDNIGACLRVNFYPKCPQPDLTLGLSPHSDPGGLTFLLPDQHVVGLQVRHNGHWITVKPASHAFIVNMVIKFRFTSTDG; this is encoded by the exons ATGAATTGTCCCAGAGATTGGCCAGAACCCATAGTCCAAGTGCAATCTTTATCAGATAGTGGAATCTCCGAAATTCCAGAAAGATATGTGAAGCCGCCAACGGACAGACCAATATCATTAAGTAGTTCCTCCCAGAGTGATGTGAACAGCCCAATCATCGATCTTCAGGGATTATTCGACAATGAAAGAAAAAGTTTTAGTGGCCTTAAATCATCGTTGATATATGAGCAGATATCAGAGGCATGCCGGAACTGGGGTTTCTTCCAGGTGGTGAACCATGGTGTTCCTCCTGAGCTCATGGACCAGGCAAGAGAAGTATGGCAAGAATTCTTTCACCAGCCCGTGGAAATGAAGCAGTGTTACGCCAATTCACCAAAGACTTACGAGGGCTATGGCAGCCGCCTTGGTGTTGAGAAAGGTGCCATTCTTGATTGGAGCGACTATTATTTTCTTCACTATCttccttgttccttcaaggaccACAAAAAGTGGCCTGCTCTTCCTGTTTCTTTAAG GGAAGTGATTGAAGAGTACTCAAAACAAGTGGTGAATTTTGGGGGGCGTTTAATGAAGGTATTATCAGCAAATCTTGGATTAAGTGAGGATTACTTGGAAAATGCATTTGGAGGTGAAGATAATATTGGAGCATGTCTAAGGGTTAATTTTTACCCAAAATGTCCACAACCAGACCTTACATTAGGCCTTTCGCCACATTCTGATCCTGGTGGATTAACCTTTCTCCTCCCTGACCAGCACGTCGTCGGCCTTCAAGTTCGCCACAACGGGCACTGGATTACTGTAAAACCAGCTTCACATGCTTTCATTGTCAATATGGTGATCAAGTTCAG
- the LOC132608941 gene encoding jasmonate-induced oxygenase 2-like isoform X5 has protein sequence MNCPRDWPEPIVQVQSLSDSGISEIPERYVKPPTDRPISLSSSSQSDVNSPIIDLQGLFDNERKSFSGLKSSLIYEQISEACRNWGFFQVVNHGVPPELMDQAREVWQEFFHQPVEMKQCYANSPKTYEGYGSRLGVEKGAILDWSDYYFLHYLPCSFKDHKKWPALPVSLREVIEEYSKQVVNFGGRLMKVLSANLGLSEDYLENAFGGEDNIGACLRVNFYPKCPQPDLTLGLSPHSDPGGLTFLLPDQHVVGLQVRHNGHWITVKPASHAFIVNMVIKFRIR, from the exons ATGAATTGTCCCAGAGATTGGCCAGAACCCATAGTCCAAGTGCAATCTTTATCAGATAGTGGAATCTCCGAAATTCCAGAAAGATATGTGAAGCCGCCAACGGACAGACCAATATCATTAAGTAGTTCCTCCCAGAGTGATGTGAACAGCCCAATCATCGATCTTCAGGGATTATTCGACAATGAAAGAAAAAGTTTTAGTGGCCTTAAATCATCGTTGATATATGAGCAGATATCAGAGGCATGCCGGAACTGGGGTTTCTTCCAGGTGGTGAACCATGGTGTTCCTCCTGAGCTCATGGACCAGGCAAGAGAAGTATGGCAAGAATTCTTTCACCAGCCCGTGGAAATGAAGCAGTGTTACGCCAATTCACCAAAGACTTACGAGGGCTATGGCAGCCGCCTTGGTGTTGAGAAAGGTGCCATTCTTGATTGGAGCGACTATTATTTTCTTCACTATCttccttgttccttcaaggaccACAAAAAGTGGCCTGCTCTTCCTGTTTCTTTAAG GGAAGTGATTGAAGAGTACTCAAAACAAGTGGTGAATTTTGGGGGGCGTTTAATGAAGGTATTATCAGCAAATCTTGGATTAAGTGAGGATTACTTGGAAAATGCATTTGGAGGTGAAGATAATATTGGAGCATGTCTAAGGGTTAATTTTTACCCAAAATGTCCACAACCAGACCTTACATTAGGCCTTTCGCCACATTCTGATCCTGGTGGATTAACCTTTCTCCTCCCTGACCAGCACGTCGTCGGCCTTCAAGTTCGCCACAACGGGCACTGGATTACTGTAAAACCAGCTTCACATGCTTTCATTGTCAATATGGTGATCAAGTTCAG